Proteins found in one archaeon genomic segment:
- a CDS encoding class I SAM-dependent methyltransferase family protein: protein MPRLIRAALARSGIKADLPSTGVDVIGDIAILRLPGLRAKEKRSFAEALCEESGSIKVVFEQEGGIEGKHRLRRLRHLTGEKRSTTVHKENGCSYRLDVAKCYFSPRLSTERERIASEVRKKERVLNMFAGVGPFSIPIAKVAGARVVSCEVNPSACRYHEENNRLNKVQDLVTLIRGDAADLPEVVTGKFDRVLMPHPSEADRFLEVALSMCKRDGLVHYYRHVLGKDERDAGRALKGELSGLLPPKTRFTVRRVRDVGPRWVEMAAEIRLRN from the coding sequence TTGCCGAGGCTGATTAGGGCAGCGCTGGCGAGGTCAGGGATAAAGGCCGACCTTCCCTCGACCGGGGTCGATGTCATCGGAGACATCGCGATACTGAGACTGCCTGGACTCAGGGCGAAGGAGAAACGGTCCTTCGCGGAGGCCCTCTGCGAGGAGTCGGGGAGCATCAAGGTGGTCTTCGAGCAGGAGGGAGGGATCGAGGGGAAGCACCGCCTCAGGAGGCTAAGGCATCTGACGGGGGAGAAGAGGTCAACGACGGTGCACAAGGAGAACGGCTGCTCCTACAGACTGGACGTGGCGAAGTGCTACTTCTCTCCGAGGCTCTCCACGGAGCGCGAGAGGATAGCAAGTGAGGTTCGGAAGAAGGAGAGAGTCCTGAACATGTTCGCAGGGGTCGGGCCGTTCTCGATCCCGATCGCGAAGGTCGCGGGCGCCAGGGTCGTGAGTTGCGAGGTCAACCCGTCGGCGTGCAGGTACCACGAGGAGAACAACCGGCTCAACAAGGTCCAGGACCTGGTCACGCTCATACGGGGCGACGCCGCGGACCTTCCAGAGGTAGTGACTGGGAAGTTCGACCGGGTCTTGATGCCACATCCCTCCGAAGCTGACCGCTTCCTCGAGGTCGCACTCTCGATGTGTAAGAGGGATGGCCTCGTCCACTACTACAGGCACGTCCTCGGAAAGGACGAGAGGGATGCGGGGCGCGCCCTCAAGGGCGAGCTCTCTGGCCTCCTGCCTCCGAAGACCAGGTTCACAGTCAGGAGGGTAAGAGACGTCGGCCCCAGATGGGTCGAGATGGCCGCAGAGATACGCCTGCGGAACTAG
- a CDS encoding CDC48 family AAA ATPase: MSQQQVQLKVLEAYTRDVGRGVARIDYDAMDALDASTGDVIEIKGKRRTVAKCLPLYPSDEGRGIVRIDGLIRNNAGVAIGDVVVVKKVKAPPAEKVVVAPLEAVPPIDERYLADALESVPVTKGDNIMIPYFGGRLTFQVVGVSPVADAALITQRTVFVISEKGEALRGVPQVTYEDIGGLKDEIQKVREMIELPLRHPEIFEKLGVEAPKGILLYGPPGTGKTLLAKAVATESNAHFIPISGPEIMSKFYGESEARLREIFKEAKEKAPTIIFIDEIDSIAPKREEVTGEVERRVVSQLLSLMDGLEARGKVIVIAATNRPNAIDPALRRPGRFDREIEIKVPDKKGRLEILLIHTRHMPLVQNKDTDRPGNLADVVDIEKLAARSHGFVGADLEYLCKEAAMKTLRRNLPDISLKEERLSPETLDLLTVTMGDFDGAMRDVMPSAMREVYLETPDIKWDQIGGLEGIKKELQEAVEWPLKYPDLYERTGYNMPKGILLHGPSGTGKTMLAKAVATESEANFISVRGPELLSKWVGESERGVREVFRRARQASPCVIFFDELDALAPVRGMGGDSMVTERVVSQLLTELDGVQGLHGVVVLAATNRIELIDPALLRAGRFDKLVEVPLPDEEARKSVLRIELIEGREQRLAQLKAEIESLQKDVLAQNEKLPRTKDSDEAKKMHESVAKEEAQIEDLKKRREKKTEELRVIQSCIDDVAEKTDGLSGADMSAIANTAVSIVLQAFISKYPDPERGKKFIDDAVVSAQDVMDAVQKVRTSREGRPKERVSPVPYYR; the protein is encoded by the coding sequence GTGAGCCAACAGCAAGTCCAACTGAAGGTCCTCGAAGCCTATACCCGCGATGTTGGTAGAGGAGTAGCGCGTATCGACTACGATGCGATGGACGCGCTCGACGCTTCGACCGGGGATGTCATAGAGATCAAAGGAAAGAGAAGGACTGTCGCGAAGTGCCTGCCTCTATACCCATCGGACGAGGGAAGAGGCATCGTAAGGATTGACGGCCTGATCAGGAACAACGCGGGCGTCGCGATCGGCGACGTGGTCGTGGTCAAGAAGGTGAAGGCGCCGCCGGCCGAGAAGGTCGTGGTCGCGCCGCTGGAGGCGGTCCCGCCGATCGACGAGAGGTACCTGGCCGACGCCCTCGAGAGCGTCCCCGTCACGAAGGGCGACAACATCATGATTCCATACTTCGGAGGGAGGTTGACCTTCCAGGTCGTGGGGGTCAGCCCTGTCGCTGATGCGGCTTTGATCACCCAGAGGACGGTCTTCGTGATCTCTGAGAAGGGGGAAGCCTTGAGGGGCGTGCCCCAGGTCACCTACGAGGACATCGGCGGGCTCAAGGACGAGATACAGAAGGTAAGGGAAATGATCGAGCTTCCTCTTCGGCACCCTGAAATCTTCGAGAAGCTCGGAGTCGAGGCTCCAAAGGGCATCCTGCTGTACGGCCCACCGGGCACAGGAAAGACTCTGCTGGCGAAGGCTGTGGCGACTGAGAGCAACGCCCACTTCATCCCGATAAGCGGTCCCGAGATCATGAGCAAGTTCTACGGTGAATCCGAGGCCAGGCTCAGGGAGATCTTCAAGGAAGCCAAGGAGAAGGCCCCGACGATCATCTTCATCGACGAAATCGATTCGATTGCCCCGAAGAGGGAGGAAGTGACGGGCGAAGTAGAGAGGAGGGTCGTCAGCCAGCTTCTCTCTCTGATGGACGGGCTCGAGGCGAGGGGGAAGGTCATCGTGATAGCTGCGACCAACAGGCCCAACGCCATCGACCCCGCTCTGAGGAGGCCCGGTAGGTTCGACAGGGAGATTGAGATCAAGGTGCCCGATAAGAAGGGAAGGCTCGAGATCCTGCTGATTCACACGAGGCACATGCCCCTCGTCCAGAACAAAGACACGGACAGGCCGGGGAACCTGGCCGACGTGGTGGACATCGAAAAACTGGCAGCCCGCAGCCACGGCTTCGTCGGCGCCGACCTCGAGTACCTTTGCAAGGAGGCTGCGATGAAGACACTGCGTCGGAACCTTCCCGATATCAGCCTCAAGGAGGAGAGGCTCTCGCCGGAGACGCTCGACCTGCTGACGGTGACCATGGGCGACTTTGACGGGGCTATGAGGGACGTCATGCCTTCGGCGATGAGAGAAGTCTACCTGGAGACGCCGGACATCAAGTGGGATCAGATAGGCGGTCTGGAGGGAATCAAGAAAGAGCTGCAGGAGGCGGTCGAGTGGCCGTTGAAGTATCCCGACCTCTACGAGAGGACTGGCTACAACATGCCAAAGGGGATCCTCCTTCACGGCCCGTCCGGGACCGGCAAGACGATGCTCGCAAAGGCCGTCGCGACAGAGAGCGAGGCGAACTTCATCAGCGTAAGGGGGCCCGAGCTACTGAGCAAGTGGGTCGGAGAGTCTGAGAGAGGGGTCCGAGAAGTCTTCCGAAGGGCCAGGCAGGCCTCCCCATGTGTCATCTTCTTCGACGAGCTTGACGCGCTCGCACCAGTCAGGGGCATGGGAGGGGACAGCATGGTCACGGAGAGGGTCGTAAGTCAGCTTTTGACCGAGCTGGACGGGGTTCAGGGACTGCACGGGGTCGTCGTGCTTGCAGCTACGAACAGAATCGAGCTGATCGACCCGGCTCTCCTTCGCGCCGGAAGGTTCGACAAGCTTGTGGAAGTTCCCCTGCCTGATGAAGAAGCGAGGAAGTCAGTCCTGAGGATAGAACTGATCGAGGGGCGCGAACAGAGACTCGCACAGCTCAAGGCGGAGATCGAGTCTCTTCAGAAAGACGTCCTGGCCCAGAACGAGAAGCTCCCCAGGACGAAAGACTCGGACGAGGCCAAGAAGATGCATGAGAGTGTCGCGAAGGAGGAGGCCCAGATAGAAGATCTCAAGAAGAGAAGGGAGAAGAAGACAGAGGAGCTCAGGGTCATCCAGTCCTGCATCGACGACGTCGCAGAGAAGACGGACGGGCTGAGCGGCGCCGACATGTCTGCGATCGCCAATACCGCGGTCTCCATAGTTCTGCAGGCGTTCATATCCAAGTATCCCGACCCCGAGAGGGGCAAGAAGTTCATCGACGACGCCGTCGTGAGCGCCCAGGACGTCATGGACGCGGTGCAGAAAGTAAGGACCTCCAGGGAAGGCAGGCCCAAGGAGCGCGTCTCTCCGGTCCCCTACTACCGCTGA
- a CDS encoding winged helix-turn-helix transcriptional regulator, translating into MRPDQIHEVLSSQTRLKIAGLVARRPRTLKELSDLTGVSVQGVLKHIAKLKALGLVAERKIDGVGVSVHKVYTSTEMKVVDHSAGDLFAVKLVRSRPLGLLPEDPLPELEALAEQDLIQRRRIREQARRLGRMIDEAVSVDARIEGIVEGLDLDGASELMIKTLLTEGSLEEAGEVLRKSFGAKSGRRSIEKAIAAARSSAKKQKARNGHKR; encoded by the coding sequence ATGCGCCCGGACCAGATCCACGAAGTCCTGTCGTCTCAGACGAGGCTGAAGATAGCCGGCCTAGTCGCCAGGAGGCCTAGAACTCTCAAGGAGCTCTCCGACCTTACCGGAGTCTCCGTCCAGGGAGTGCTCAAACACATCGCGAAGCTGAAGGCATTGGGACTGGTGGCGGAGCGCAAAATTGACGGCGTTGGAGTCTCAGTCCACAAGGTCTACACTTCCACGGAGATGAAGGTCGTCGACCACTCGGCAGGGGACCTCTTCGCCGTGAAGCTCGTTCGCTCCCGCCCCCTAGGGCTGCTGCCGGAAGACCCGCTACCGGAGCTGGAAGCGCTGGCCGAGCAGGATCTGATCCAGAGGCGGAGGATAAGGGAGCAGGCCCGTAGGCTGGGCAGGATGATTGACGAGGCGGTGTCCGTCGACGCCCGGATCGAAGGGATCGTCGAGGGACTGGACCTTGACGGCGCGAGCGAGCTGATGATCAAGACCCTGCTCACCGAGGGCTCCCTAGAGGAGGCAGGCGAGGTCCTCCGAAAGAGCTTCGGGGCAAAGAGCGGGAGAAGGTCTATAGAGAAAGCAATCGCGGCAGCCAGAAGCAGTGCCAAGAAACAGAAAGCTCGTAATGGTCACAAACGATGA
- a CDS encoding Hsp20/alpha crystallin family protein has translation MGEDRRRNLRDVLDELDKYFEDFEKEMEEVVRNSVGIAKGHTGPFVAGFSFKLGPEGRPSVQFFGDTKSDGYRSPLAEQILDQEKGLLRLVLDMPGVEKEDISLDATEEKAMVTAEREGRKYKAEITLKARVMAESGKAEYKNGVLEILFSLKDKDNKGYKRLDIV, from the coding sequence ATGGGCGAAGATCGAAGGCGAAACCTCAGAGATGTCCTTGACGAGCTGGACAAATACTTCGAGGACTTCGAGAAGGAGATGGAGGAAGTCGTGCGAAACAGCGTCGGGATTGCGAAGGGACACACTGGTCCTTTCGTGGCAGGCTTCTCCTTCAAACTCGGGCCAGAGGGGAGGCCGTCCGTCCAGTTCTTCGGCGACACCAAGAGCGACGGCTACAGGTCACCTTTGGCAGAGCAGATCCTGGACCAAGAGAAGGGCCTCCTTCGTCTTGTCCTTGACATGCCGGGGGTAGAGAAGGAAGACATCAGCCTAGACGCGACGGAGGAAAAGGCGATGGTCACGGCCGAGCGGGAGGGAAGGAAGTACAAGGCCGAAATCACACTCAAAGCGAGGGTCATGGCGGAATCAGGAAAGGCGGAATACAAGAACGGCGTCCTGGAAATTTTGTTCTCATTGAAAGACAAAGATAATAAGGGCTACAAGAGGCTTGACATTGTCTGA
- the surE gene encoding 5'/3'-nucleotidase SurE, with the protein MPRNRKLVMVTNDDSVQSEGLKGLARAVSKYAEVIVVAPEQPQSATALSLTFHKPLRVAKVRLGAFKCYAVSGTPGDCVMIGVNKILPRKPDLVVSGINNGGNSTFQDILASGTVAAALESALTGIPAVAFSMEVRDESLFALEYNPPNFDEASEVAGEIVRDVLENGMPGGAEMLNVNFPQGATKRTEIKLTEVGRRKYTDTVIVRKDPRGRPYYWLFGEKLSEFPASSDAEAVLKEGKISISPMVLSMSGPVTEPLVSLKRRVEKRLSVKGQKRRLRDK; encoded by the coding sequence GTGCCAAGAAACAGAAAGCTCGTAATGGTCACAAACGATGACAGCGTGCAGAGCGAGGGGCTGAAGGGCCTCGCGCGCGCCGTCTCGAAGTACGCCGAGGTGATAGTCGTGGCTCCCGAACAACCTCAGAGTGCGACGGCCCTGAGTCTGACCTTCCACAAGCCGCTGAGAGTTGCAAAGGTCAGGCTAGGCGCCTTCAAGTGCTATGCCGTCTCCGGAACTCCGGGGGACTGCGTCATGATCGGGGTGAACAAGATACTGCCCAGAAAGCCCGACCTCGTCGTCTCAGGGATAAATAACGGAGGGAACAGCACCTTCCAGGACATCCTCGCCTCCGGGACTGTGGCAGCTGCCCTCGAGTCTGCGCTGACCGGGATACCAGCGGTGGCGTTCTCCATGGAGGTCAGGGACGAGTCCTTGTTCGCACTGGAGTACAACCCTCCGAACTTCGACGAGGCCTCCGAGGTGGCCGGGGAGATAGTCAGGGATGTTCTGGAGAACGGGATGCCTGGCGGCGCGGAGATGCTCAACGTCAACTTTCCACAGGGAGCGACGAAGAGGACGGAGATCAAGCTCACAGAAGTCGGGAGGAGGAAGTACACCGACACGGTGATCGTCAGAAAGGACCCCAGAGGGAGGCCGTACTACTGGCTCTTCGGGGAGAAGCTCTCGGAGTTCCCAGCCAGCAGCGACGCGGAGGCCGTACTCAAAGAAGGAAAGATCTCGATCTCCCCGATGGTGCTTAGCATGTCAGGGCCAGTCACGGAGCCGCTCGTGTCCCTCAAGCGGAGGGTCGAGAAGAGGCTCTCGGTCAAAGGGCAGAAGCGTCGCCTCAGGGATAAATAG
- a CDS encoding cytochrome bc complex cytochrome b subunit, with protein sequence MAKAPQKRNLVSKLYYWLVDGLERTVYCGVQYTFPKRFVNPLAYLGVLTGIVFLVLGVTGGLLMIYYQPTLAGCGSITCAFSSIQRINDSVPFGWLMRNIHYTASNAMVLLAVLHMYYQYFSGRFKIKNEVLWVTGIILGIITGVEAFTGYDLLFNQRAGLAIEIGSSLANASPVIGGALRLATFGYGFTDFVLRLYSAHVFILPMFMLILVFIHFPRYMVFDLPVISTVVGGLFAIAAIFPVAVGIPYSPSNPQLTIPEWYLTGIYALLRTEFDKFVMGGLMPALLFLMALVVPFVDTSKKLSWKERPFFTALGITSIAQILITTAWGFYINPDTGLPTLERLFVDPVLYFSSMLGVTILSFVLTYAYLRYLKSKERVRKAIAPQGTLLTRRWVFIIFVLLILAQVMVNGLAAQAVATGLRNMALFDVGAILITFGVLAHLYRYSQTLPF encoded by the coding sequence ATGGCAAAGGCTCCCCAGAAGCGGAATCTGGTCTCCAAGCTCTACTACTGGCTCGTGGACGGCCTCGAAAGGACGGTCTATTGCGGCGTCCAGTACACTTTCCCCAAGAGGTTCGTAAATCCCCTCGCCTACCTGGGCGTCCTCACTGGGATCGTATTCCTCGTACTGGGAGTGACCGGGGGGCTGCTGATGATCTACTATCAGCCAACCCTCGCGGGGTGCGGGAGCATAACGTGCGCATTCTCGAGCATCCAAAGAATCAACGACTCGGTCCCGTTCGGCTGGCTCATGAGGAACATACACTACACGGCCTCCAACGCGATGGTGCTACTCGCGGTCCTGCACATGTACTATCAGTACTTCAGCGGGAGGTTCAAGATCAAGAACGAGGTCCTCTGGGTGACCGGGATAATCTTGGGAATCATCACGGGCGTAGAGGCCTTTACGGGGTACGACCTCCTGTTCAACCAGAGGGCCGGGCTTGCGATAGAGATCGGCTCCTCCCTCGCTAACGCATCACCTGTGATCGGCGGGGCCCTCAGGCTCGCGACCTTCGGGTACGGATTCACCGACTTCGTCCTCAGGCTCTATTCGGCCCACGTGTTCATCCTACCGATGTTCATGCTCATCCTTGTCTTCATCCACTTCCCCAGGTACATGGTCTTCGACCTGCCGGTGATCTCGACCGTGGTGGGGGGCCTCTTCGCGATCGCTGCCATCTTCCCTGTGGCGGTCGGCATCCCATACAGCCCCAGCAACCCCCAGCTGACCATTCCGGAGTGGTACCTAACCGGAATCTACGCCCTCCTCAGGACCGAGTTTGACAAGTTCGTCATGGGGGGTCTCATGCCTGCCTTGCTCTTCCTGATGGCGCTCGTAGTCCCATTCGTGGACACCTCCAAGAAGCTCAGCTGGAAGGAGCGGCCCTTCTTCACTGCGCTCGGCATCACCAGCATTGCCCAGATCTTGATCACGACTGCCTGGGGCTTCTACATCAACCCCGACACCGGCCTCCCGACCCTCGAGAGGCTCTTCGTGGACCCGGTGCTCTACTTCAGCTCGATGCTCGGAGTCACCATACTGTCCTTCGTCCTGACCTACGCCTACCTCAGGTACCTGAAGTCTAAGGAGCGGGTCAGGAAGGCGATCGCGCCGCAGGGGACACTCCTCACGCGGAGGTGGGTCTTCATCATCTTCGTGCTCCTAATCCTTGCCCAGGTCATGGTCAACGGCCTCGCCGCTCAGGCTGTCGCGACCGGCCTGAGGAACATGGCCCTCTTCGACGTGGGGGCGATACTGATCACCTTCGGGGTCCTGGCGCACCTGTACAGGTACAGCCAGACGCTGCCCTTCTAG
- the lysS gene encoding lysine--tRNA ligase → MDTIDREERLGRSTSRLRVESGLGASGLPHIGSVGDAIRSYGVKMALETAGYKSELIAYSDDFDGLRKVPAGFPAWLKDYIAHPVSRIPDPFECHKSYADHVGFLLRESLEKLGLQFTFQSGADAYKSGLLNDQIRKILLNSKEIGKKINELVGQEKYEGTLPYTPVCAECHRIYTTRATSYDKDSDTVHYVCSGTDLGDKFVAGCGHEGDARITDGDGKLMWKVEFAARWAAFDIRFEAYGKELTDSVKINDWVSEHVLGYPPPHHVRYELFQDKGGKKLSKSAGNLVTPQQWLDFASPASLRHLMFKRIVGARSVSIDDVPFYMDEVDDLEAYYFSKKKDANPMKDARMKGLYEYSLLLEVPKSPGPHVPYRLIADLARVAPEGSVGEFVVKRLVSYGMAKEANEPLLQRVGWAAKWAARTGEEAPREVEVSAPAAKALEEFARALPGAKDGDQIQEAAFQALRKSGLKPGDFFTAVYSILLGSDRGPRLGPYILDANPQKVSEKILNALRKQDRGSQTRPKA, encoded by the coding sequence ATGGACACGATCGACAGGGAGGAGAGACTCGGGCGAAGCACGTCCAGGCTCAGGGTCGAGAGCGGCCTCGGGGCCTCGGGGCTCCCCCACATCGGGAGCGTTGGGGACGCGATACGAAGCTACGGGGTCAAGATGGCCCTGGAGACTGCCGGCTACAAGTCTGAACTCATCGCATACTCCGACGATTTTGACGGCCTACGGAAGGTGCCCGCAGGCTTCCCTGCGTGGCTCAAGGACTACATCGCCCACCCGGTCTCGCGGATACCGGACCCGTTCGAGTGCCACAAGTCCTACGCTGACCACGTCGGGTTCCTCCTAAGGGAGTCCCTGGAGAAGCTGGGCCTCCAGTTCACGTTCCAGAGCGGCGCGGACGCTTACAAGTCCGGGCTCCTCAACGACCAGATAAGGAAGATACTGCTCAATTCCAAGGAGATAGGGAAGAAGATCAACGAGCTGGTCGGCCAGGAGAAGTACGAGGGGACCCTCCCCTACACTCCGGTCTGCGCCGAGTGCCACCGGATCTACACGACTCGAGCGACCTCCTACGACAAGGACTCCGACACCGTCCACTACGTGTGTTCGGGGACCGACCTAGGGGACAAGTTCGTCGCCGGCTGCGGGCACGAAGGCGATGCGCGGATTACTGACGGGGACGGCAAACTCATGTGGAAGGTGGAGTTCGCCGCGCGCTGGGCCGCCTTCGACATCAGGTTCGAGGCCTACGGAAAGGAGCTGACGGACTCTGTAAAGATCAACGACTGGGTCTCCGAGCACGTCCTGGGGTATCCTCCTCCCCACCACGTGCGGTACGAGCTCTTCCAGGACAAGGGAGGGAAGAAGCTCTCAAAGTCTGCGGGCAACCTCGTCACCCCCCAGCAGTGGCTGGACTTTGCCTCACCGGCGAGCCTCAGGCACCTGATGTTCAAGAGAATAGTCGGCGCCCGCAGTGTCTCAATCGACGACGTCCCGTTCTACATGGACGAGGTCGACGACCTTGAAGCGTACTACTTCTCCAAGAAGAAAGACGCGAACCCGATGAAGGACGCCCGGATGAAGGGGCTCTACGAGTACAGCTTGCTCCTCGAAGTTCCAAAGTCTCCGGGACCCCACGTCCCCTACAGGCTGATCGCGGACCTCGCCAGGGTCGCGCCAGAAGGCTCTGTGGGTGAGTTTGTAGTCAAGCGTCTTGTCTCGTACGGCATGGCAAAGGAGGCGAACGAGCCTCTTCTTCAGAGGGTCGGCTGGGCTGCGAAGTGGGCGGCCCGCACAGGCGAGGAGGCCCCCAGAGAGGTCGAGGTCTCGGCGCCAGCGGCCAAGGCTCTTGAGGAGTTCGCTCGGGCTCTACCAGGCGCTAAGGACGGAGACCAAATTCAGGAGGCCGCCTTCCAGGCGCTGAGGAAGTCGGGCCTCAAGCCAGGCGACTTCTTCACTGCCGTGTATTCTATCCTCCTAGGGTCGGACAGGGGGCCGCGCCTGGGGCCGTACATCCTCGATGCGAACCCGCAGAAGGTCAGCGAAAAGATCCTGAACGCCTTGAGGAAACAAGACCGTGGGTCACAGACTCGGCCCAAAGCATAA
- a CDS encoding ribosome biogenesis/translation initiation ATPase RLI: MVQRVAVVDSDLCQSKKCGLECIKECPVNINGEECIVLGEDKLALISEELCIGCGICIKVCPFDAIDILNLSEELKTDKIHQYGVNSFRLFRIPTVRRGSVVGLVGRNGIGKSTALKVLAGQTIPNLGDYDREPSWDPFLKYLSGREMKEHFERVADGELKVSLKPQAVYKLPEAWKRETRPLLEQMDERGKLDEVVETLSLKETMHKKLTELSGGELQRVAVAAATLKDADLYLFDEPSSYNDVYQRLAVTRLIAGLAEAGKAVLVVEHDIAFLDYVANYVQVIYGEPGAYGIVSGLYASRTGINSLLDGYLPQENVRFRDHAVSFGLRAAGETVESEEAVAKYTTLRKSYESFKLKVEGGMINQGTILGVVGANALGKTTFLKMVAGQEKPTKGSVGLDARVAYKPQYLSSEFEGTVDEFYLSTLGAKYGDAALQEALANPLRMEKLLARRVKELSGGELQKVAILATMAQEAEVYALDEPSAFLDVEDRFVVARAINRLVKARGKAAIIIDHDLQVIDIVSDRLMVFTGEPGVSGEATAPLPKEDGMNAFLKQVGLTYRRDVNTGRPRVNKPGSKLDRDQKEKGTYYYVSQKEEVAEAD; encoded by the coding sequence TTGGTACAGAGAGTCGCTGTCGTCGATTCGGACCTTTGCCAGTCCAAGAAGTGCGGGCTCGAGTGCATCAAGGAGTGCCCGGTCAACATCAACGGAGAAGAGTGCATAGTACTCGGAGAGGACAAGCTGGCGCTGATCTCCGAAGAGCTCTGCATCGGCTGCGGGATCTGCATCAAGGTCTGCCCGTTCGACGCCATCGACATCCTGAACCTCAGCGAGGAGCTGAAGACGGACAAGATCCACCAGTACGGAGTCAACTCGTTCAGGCTCTTCAGGATACCGACAGTCCGGAGGGGCTCGGTGGTGGGGCTAGTGGGACGGAACGGGATAGGGAAGTCGACTGCTTTGAAGGTCCTGGCCGGCCAGACGATACCCAACCTGGGCGACTACGACCGCGAGCCTTCGTGGGATCCGTTCCTGAAGTACCTGAGCGGGCGGGAGATGAAGGAGCACTTCGAGCGGGTCGCGGACGGGGAGCTCAAGGTCTCCCTGAAGCCCCAGGCGGTCTACAAGCTCCCCGAGGCATGGAAGAGAGAGACCCGTCCCCTGCTGGAACAGATGGACGAGAGGGGGAAGCTGGACGAGGTCGTCGAGACCCTGAGCCTCAAGGAGACCATGCACAAGAAGCTGACCGAGCTGAGCGGAGGGGAGCTGCAGAGGGTCGCGGTTGCCGCCGCAACGCTCAAGGATGCTGACCTTTACCTGTTCGACGAACCGTCGTCCTACAACGACGTGTACCAGCGCCTCGCGGTGACTCGGTTGATAGCCGGCCTGGCCGAGGCCGGAAAGGCCGTCCTCGTCGTGGAGCACGACATCGCGTTCCTCGACTACGTCGCCAACTACGTCCAAGTGATCTATGGGGAGCCGGGGGCGTACGGGATAGTCTCGGGCCTCTACGCCTCTAGGACTGGGATCAACTCGCTCCTCGACGGGTACCTCCCACAAGAGAACGTCAGGTTCAGGGACCACGCGGTCTCCTTCGGGCTCAGGGCGGCGGGCGAAACCGTGGAGAGCGAGGAGGCGGTGGCAAAGTACACGACGCTGCGGAAGTCCTACGAATCGTTCAAGCTCAAAGTAGAAGGGGGGATGATCAACCAGGGGACTATCCTGGGGGTCGTGGGCGCCAACGCGCTTGGCAAGACGACGTTCCTGAAGATGGTCGCCGGCCAGGAGAAGCCGACAAAGGGGAGCGTCGGCCTCGACGCGCGGGTGGCCTACAAGCCGCAGTACCTCTCGTCGGAGTTCGAAGGTACGGTGGACGAGTTCTACCTCTCTACCTTGGGGGCCAAGTACGGGGACGCGGCCCTCCAGGAGGCCCTGGCCAACCCGCTGAGGATGGAGAAGCTCCTAGCCAGGAGGGTCAAGGAGCTGAGCGGAGGCGAGCTCCAGAAGGTCGCCATCCTGGCGACCATGGCCCAGGAGGCTGAGGTCTACGCGCTCGACGAGCCTTCGGCTTTCCTCGATGTGGAGGACAGGTTTGTAGTAGCGCGGGCGATCAACCGCCTGGTGAAGGCAAGGGGGAAGGCTGCCATCATCATAGACCACGACCTCCAGGTCATCGACATCGTCTCTGACCGGCTGATGGTCTTCACAGGCGAGCCCGGCGTCTCGGGGGAGGCGACGGCGCCGCTTCCCAAGGAGGACGGGATGAATGCGTTCCTCAAGCAGGTGGGGCTGACGTACCGGCGCGACGTCAACACGGGCCGGCCCAGGGTCAACAAGCCCGGGAGCAAGTTGGACAGGGACCAGAAGGAGAAGGGGACCTACTACTACGTCTCCCAGAAGGAAGAAGTTGCCGAGGCTGATTAG
- a CDS encoding DNA ligase — MPSAFNSGAVVSLDVEGYLAFVVHKHRATRLHYDFRLEVGGVMPSWAIPKGPTLDSSVRRLAMPTGDHSLEYRHFEGSIQAGEYGAGAVMIWDEGKYTPEREVEKGARVEANSLEEAKKAAQEGLAAGMMKFRLYGTKLKGSFAIFRTKGLGGKDSWLMVKHRDAYTVPGYDANKFDFSAVSGHSIDQIASKAGNDAGPSPVLS; from the coding sequence GTGCCCTCCGCCTTTAACTCGGGGGCCGTAGTCTCATTGGACGTGGAAGGATACCTGGCCTTCGTAGTGCACAAGCATCGGGCGACGAGACTGCACTATGACTTCCGCCTGGAGGTTGGCGGGGTCATGCCCTCGTGGGCGATTCCCAAGGGGCCGACCCTTGACAGCTCGGTCCGCCGCCTGGCCATGCCAACCGGAGACCACTCCCTGGAGTATCGGCACTTCGAGGGTTCGATCCAGGCGGGAGAGTATGGTGCCGGAGCGGTGATGATCTGGGACGAGGGGAAGTATACACCCGAGAGGGAAGTCGAGAAGGGCGCTAGAGTAGAAGCGAACTCACTGGAGGAGGCAAAGAAGGCGGCACAGGAAGGCTTGGCGGCGGGGATGATGAAGTTCCGGCTCTATGGGACGAAGCTCAAGGGGTCCTTCGCCATATTCAGGACCAAAGGGCTCGGAGGTAAGGACAGCTGGCTCATGGTGAAGCACCGGGACGCATACACCGTTCCTGGCTATGACGCGAACAAGTTCGACTTTTCTGCGGTCAGCGGGCACAGCATCGACCAGATCGCTTCGAAGGCCGGGAACGATGCGGGGCCTAGCCCTGTACTTTCTTGA